A genomic stretch from Achromobacter spanius includes:
- a CDS encoding polyhydroxyalkanoate depolymerase, whose translation MLYQLHEMQRAFLTPFAAFTDAGSQLFSSPYSPLAYTPISRQMAAGYELMTRIGKEYQKPAWNLPATDINGKSVRVTEAVALDKPFCRLVHFHRDVRGANKDDPKVLLVAPLSGHHATLLRDTVRALLPAHDVYVTDWVDARMVPLSAGPFHLNDYVRYVQDFIRHLGPDVHVISVCQPTVPVLAAVSLMATANDPCQPRSMVMMGGPIDPRQSPTQVNRLATTKPYSWFESQVIHPVPPRYPGAGRKVYPGFLQHAGFMAMNPDRHMKSHYEFYLDLLRGDDSDAEAHRRFYDEYNAVLDMPAEFYLDTIRMVFQDFALPSGTWEVDGQTVRPADIKQVALFTIEGELDDISGQGQTRAAIKLCKNIPAERKSHYTAPNCGHYGIFSGRRWREMICPKIAEFIRQSA comes from the coding sequence ATGCTGTACCAATTGCACGAAATGCAGCGCGCCTTCCTGACTCCGTTCGCTGCATTCACGGATGCCGGTTCTCAGCTGTTCTCCAGCCCCTACAGCCCCCTTGCTTACACCCCGATTTCCCGCCAAATGGCCGCCGGGTATGAGTTGATGACGCGTATCGGCAAGGAATACCAGAAGCCCGCCTGGAATCTGCCCGCCACCGACATCAATGGCAAGTCGGTCCGCGTGACCGAAGCCGTTGCGCTGGACAAGCCCTTCTGCCGACTGGTGCACTTTCACCGCGACGTGCGCGGCGCCAACAAGGATGACCCGAAGGTACTGCTGGTTGCGCCGCTTTCCGGTCACCACGCCACCTTGTTGCGCGACACCGTGCGCGCCCTGTTGCCCGCGCATGACGTCTACGTGACAGATTGGGTCGACGCCCGCATGGTGCCCCTGTCGGCCGGACCGTTCCACCTGAACGACTATGTCCGCTACGTGCAGGATTTCATCCGCCACCTGGGTCCGGACGTGCACGTCATTTCGGTTTGCCAGCCCACCGTGCCGGTGCTGGCCGCCGTGTCGCTGATGGCGACCGCCAACGACCCCTGCCAGCCGCGCAGCATGGTGATGATGGGCGGCCCCATCGACCCGCGCCAGTCACCCACGCAGGTGAATCGCCTGGCCACGACCAAGCCGTATTCCTGGTTTGAAAGCCAGGTGATCCACCCCGTGCCGCCGCGCTATCCGGGTGCCGGCCGCAAGGTGTATCCGGGCTTTCTGCAGCACGCCGGGTTCATGGCCATGAACCCGGACCGCCACATGAAGTCGCATTACGAGTTCTACCTGGACCTGCTGCGTGGCGACGATAGCGACGCCGAGGCGCATCGCCGTTTCTACGACGAATACAACGCGGTGCTGGACATGCCGGCCGAGTTCTACCTGGACACGATCCGCATGGTGTTCCAGGACTTCGCGCTGCCCAGCGGTACGTGGGAAGTCGACGGCCAGACCGTGCGTCCCGCGGATATCAAGCAGGTTGCTCTCTTCACCATTGAAGGCGAGCTGGACGATATTTCGGGCCAGGGCCAGACGCGCGCGGCGATCAAGCTGTGCAAGAACATCCCGGCCGAGCGCAAGTCGCACTACACGGCGCCGAATTGCGGCCATTACGGGATTTTCTCGGGCCGCCGCTGGCGCGAGATGATCTGCCCTAAAATTGCCGAATTCATCCGGCAGTCGGCGTAG